Proteins encoded within one genomic window of Methanobacterium sp. Maddingley MBC34:
- a CDS encoding Nascent polypeptide associated complex NAC (PFAM: NAC domain; UBA/TS-N domain~TIGRFAM: alpha-NAC-related protein): MLPSAGMNPKQLKQMQRAMKQMGMDTKDVKGVTEVIIKFKNKELVITNPKVNLMNFMGQDTYQISGKSKERAIETELVIPDDDVDLVATQAGVSPEEARKALEETGGDLAEAILRLS; the protein is encoded by the coding sequence ATGTTACCCAGCGCAGGAATGAACCCCAAACAACTAAAACAGATGCAGAGAGCCATGAAACAAATGGGCATGGACACGAAAGATGTTAAAGGTGTCACTGAAGTAATCATTAAATTTAAAAATAAAGAACTGGTAATCACTAATCCCAAGGTTAACTTGATGAATTTCATGGGTCAGGATACCTACCAGATATCTGGAAAAAGCAAGGAAAGAGCAATTGAAACTGAACTTGTAATACCAGATGATGATGTGGACTTAGTTGCTACCCAGGCCGGCGTCAGCCCGGAAGAAGCCAGGAAAGCCCTGGAAGAAACTGGTGGGGATCTAGCTGAGGCTATCTTGAGGTTAAGTTAA